Genomic DNA from Gemmatimonadaceae bacterium:
CGGAACCTGGACAACAACCAGTCGCCCACGCAGATCACGGCCACCGAGAAGGCGGCCTTCCTCGGCAACCCGGTGATCGTGCCGCTGGCGCCGGGCGACCTGACGCTCACGCAGATCATGTCGCAGAAGTACATCGCGCAGTGGGGCTGGGGCCACAACGAGCTCTGGATGGACATGCGCCGCCACCACTACACCGACCTCGATCCGGCCGGTGCGGCACAGGTCTACCCCGGCTTCGCGCCGCCGACGAACCTCTATCCCGACAACGGCGGGAAGATCGTGCAGCGGATCCGTCCGCGCTTCAACTCCGAGTACGTGTGGAACAGCGCCAGCCTCGGCACCATCGGGGCGCTCGCGCTGGACTACCACACGAAGCCGATGTGGATCACCCTCCCCTGAGCGCACTGCCATGAAACTCTTCAGATCCCTGGTGATGCTCCTCGGGGCGGTGTCCCTCGCCGCGTGCGAGAAGAACGCCGTGCAGGACCTCACCTCCGCCGTGCCGCGGGCACGGATCCGGTTCTACAACTTCGGCCTCGGCGCGCCGGGCGTGAACTTCTACGCCAACGCGATCAAGATGACCGCCATCACCTCGGCCACGGGCACTGAGGCTGTCACCGGCGTGGCCTACGGTGCCGTCGGGTCGGGCGGGTTCTATTCCTCAGTCGACCCGGGCGAGGTCACACTCACCGGCAAGATCGCGGCGGCCACCGACAAGGACCTGGCCATCTCGAGCCTCACCACCACGCTCGTGGACGGCAAGGCCTACTCGTTCTACCAGAGCGGGCCGTACAGCACGGCGACGAAGACGGTGGATGCGTTCATCGTCGAGGATCCGTTCAGCACGGCGGTGGACTTCACGCAGGCGCGTGTCCGTTTCGTGAACGCGGTCTCGAACGCGGCGCCGCTCACGCTGTACGTGAAGCACACGACCACGCTGGCCGAGACGGCGATCGGCACCGAGGTGGCCTACAAGGGTGCCGGCACGTTCATCGCGATCCCCGGCGGCGTGTACGACATCTCCGCACGGCTCACGGGCATGTCCACCAACGCTATCGCCCGCACGGCGGTGTCGTTCTCGGCGGGCAAGGTCTACACCGTCTCGGCCCGCGGTGACATCACCATCACCTCGGCCACGGCCACCAACCGCCCGTTCCTGGACAACACGGCGAACCAGTAGGTGGATGTGCAGTGTGCAGGCACGAACGCCCCCGGCAGGCTGCCGGGGGCGTTCGTCGTACGGTGGGGTCGCAGTGGCCGACGCTAGCGAGCCTTTGCGGTCGTGGTGATCTCGATGACACCGAGCTCATGACCCGTCCCGAACATCTGCACGGCGCGATTCTGGTCGTGAAATCGCATTTCCGCGACACTGGTCGCCGGGAGCACGCTGACTTCGTTCACCGATGGCTGGCGCGTGCCATCGATGTAGTAGACGATCTCGGTCGCGCCGTAGCGGAGGTCGGCGCCGATGTTCGCCGGCATCGCCCGCCCCATCCCCCCGGAGGTGAGCCAGCGCGGACGAAGCCCCCGGATGATGTCCAGCGCGCTCACGTATGCCCCGATGGAACCCTCGAGATCGTCCCTCGTGATGCGATTGAGGTCACCACGCTTCTTCCTGGCCGGTGCCGCCCGTGGAGCCGCCGCGGTGTCTTGCGCGTGTCCGACGACCGGCGTGAGGGCTGCGACTGCCACTGCGAGGAGGAGGTGACGTCGTCGGATCATCTGGGCAACGATCTGTGAGGAGTGACTTCCGATCGTCCTGCGAGGGTACCGGACGAATGGCGATCTCAGCGCGGCGTGCCGGTGGTCTTCACCTCGATCACGCCAAGCTCATGCCCGGGCCCGTGCATCTGGATCGCCCGGTTCTGGTCGAGGTACCGCATCTCCAGCACGAGCGCCGCGCGCAGCGTGATCAACTCGTTCAGGGATGGCTGCCGGTTGCCGTCGATGTAGACGATGATCTCGGTGGCACCGCCGCCGGGCTGTCCGTCGCCGCCGGCCTGGGCCATCCGGCCCATGGTGGGGTTCAGCCAGCGCGGGCGCAGCGTGCGGATGATGTCGATGGCGGTGACGAAGGTGCTGCCGTTGCCCTCGAAGTCTTCCTTCGTGAGGCGCATCATGTCCCCGCGCCGCTTCTTCACCGGCTGCGGCTGGGTATCCTGCACCACCACCTGCGCACGCGCGGTGGTCGGCGCGACGAGGCCGATGGTTGCGGCGAGCAGCACGGGACGCAGGAGACGGCGCATGGAGACCCCGGGGGTAGGATGGCAGTGCGCGCCAGCCGCGGCGGCGTGACGCACGCATGATACTAATTCGGCGCAGCGGGACCTGCATGCGCCGGAGGGGGTCCCGGGTGACGGGACGAAGTGCTCACCCAGCCGCGCCCGCCGGTCGTTCCCAGAGCCGCGTGAGGGCTCCCTCGTGCGAGGCGGTCCAGAGCCAGCCCGCATCCCCCGCGGCCATGTAGAGGGTGGTGGGCATGAGCTGCTGCCGGAATCCGTCACG
This window encodes:
- a CDS encoding DUF4397 domain-containing protein; the encoded protein is MKLFRSLVMLLGAVSLAACEKNAVQDLTSAVPRARIRFYNFGLGAPGVNFYANAIKMTAITSATGTEAVTGVAYGAVGSGGFYSSVDPGEVTLTGKIAAATDKDLAISSLTTTLVDGKAYSFYQSGPYSTATKTVDAFIVEDPFSTAVDFTQARVRFVNAVSNAAPLTLYVKHTTTLAETAIGTEVAYKGAGTFIAIPGGVYDISARLTGMSTNAIARTAVSFSAGKVYTVSARGDITITSATATNRPFLDNTANQ